The following coding sequences are from one Lycium ferocissimum isolate CSIRO_LF1 chromosome 3, AGI_CSIRO_Lferr_CH_V1, whole genome shotgun sequence window:
- the LOC132048936 gene encoding uncharacterized protein LOC132048936, giving the protein MPEGYASNLGKRADVLEGKLVGMKSHDCHVFMETLVPIAFRGLPERIWKPITEISLFFKELCSNTLREDTLLLMNQNIRVTSCKLEKFLPCGFFDVMEHLPVHLVQEALLGGPVQYRWMYPWERKIGKCKRFVKQKNRIEGSICEAYLANSKR; this is encoded by the exons ATGCCCGAGGGGTATGCGTCCAACTTGGGTAAGCGTGCAGATGTGCTAGAAGGAAAGTTGGTGGGTATGAAAAGTCATGATTGCCATGTTTTCATGGAAACTTTAGTTCCTATTGCATTTCGTGGCTTACCCGAAAGAATATGGAAACCAATCACAGAGATTAGTTTGTTTTTCAAAGAGTTATGTTCCAACACATTGAGGGAAGATACTCTACTTTTGATGAATCAGAACATTCGTGTAACCTCATGTAAGCTGGAGAAATTTCTTCCATGTGGTTTCTTTGATGTGATGGAACATCTTCCGGTCCACCTTGTACAAGAGGCACTACTTGGAGGCCCAGTTCAATATAGATGGATGTACCCTTGGGAGAG GAAAATTGGCAAATGTAAACGGTTTGTGAAGCAGAAGAATAGGATTGAGGGATCTATATGTGAGGCCTATCTC GCCAACTCGAAACGATGA
- the LOC132050315 gene encoding uncharacterized protein LOC132050315: MEKKSATTHVLLNCPEVQPYYNLFVGRYGYAPVYSEFSEWFKCYVHDPNNGIADQFLKDIAWGPDPYVKTMKKYNVNGYKFRTEESSKHYKSNNSGVWVKGDTNNQDGDIDYYGVLQEILELEYPGWPYKKLILFRCKWFDPTPKSGTRIDPHYKIVEVKHTRQYGSYDPFVIAQNVKQVYYAPYPLRRDKSDWWVVIKTKPVGRVEVENTLNVAYQNDISSVQETVDRELENELEHPDNIYEEIDLGEGTSMANEEEELSVDDEYSSYEEDSANSSDTSEEEELPVENEISEEEEISEEEELPVQYSSS, encoded by the exons ATGGAGAAAAAATCAGCCACAACACATGTATTGTTGAATTGCCCGGAAGTTCAACCATATTATAA TTTGTTCGTAGGTAGGTATGGCTATGCTCCTGTTTATTCCGAGTTTAGCGAGTGGTTCAAATGTTAT GTCCATGATCCAAATAATGGCATAGCTGACCAATTTCTGAAAGATATAGCTTGGGGACCAGACCCTTATGTCAAGACAATGAAAAAATACAATGTCAATGGTTACAAATTCCGTACTGAAGAAAGCTCCAAGCATTATAAAAGCAATAATAGCGGAGTCTGGGTTAAAGGGGACACTAACAATCAGGATGGAGATATTGATTATTATGGTGTGCTCCAAGAGATTTTAGAACTAGAGTATCCTGGTTGGCCATACAAAAAGTTGATACTTTTTCGTTGTAAGTGGTTTGACCCAACACCAAAAAGCGGTACAAGGATAGATCCACATTACAAAATTGTTGAAGTTAAGCATACAAGGCAGTATGGAAGCTATGATCCTTTTGTCATTGCACAAAATGTCAAGCAAGTGTATTATGCTCCTTATCCATTGCGTAGGGATAAATCGGATTGGTGGGTTGTTATTAAAACAAAGCCTGTGGGTCGTGTGGAAGTCGAGAATACTTTGAATGTTGCATACCAAAATGACATATCGAGTGTTCAAGAAACAGTGGACAGAGAATTAGAAAATGAATTGGAGCATCCTGACaacatatatgaagaaattgATCTCGGGGAAGGAACTTCCATGGCAAATGAAGAGGAAGAACTATCTGTTGACGATGAGTACTCTTCTTATGAGGAAGATTCAGCAAACAGTAGCGACACAAGTGAAGAGGAAGAATTACctgttgaaaatgaaataagcgAGGAGGAAGAAATAAGCGAGGAGGAAGAATTACCTGTTCAATATTCTTCTTCTTAG
- the LOC132048937 gene encoding uncharacterized protein LOC132048937 has protein sequence MEKLRVVPVILAIIILVVGESSQDPRLHEMVIDALGMYNEGNNQQPVDQPPNEEAQCFYAQLESASRPFCEGMSHSALSVAVRLLSIKSDANISIAGMNAMIELMKELNPNLDIPDDYYKAKKLVSKLGLSSMKIDCCEKGCMLYYKDDADLENCKVCGISRFKQLASGKRVAVKAMHYLPLIPRLKRLYASLSSAPHMRWHYENRRPPGVLCHPSDGEAWKHFDRTFQNFANEPRNIRLGLCADGFTPFSVSAAPYSCWPVFVTPYNLPPEMCMTSPYLFLTCIVPGPRNPKSLIDVYLQPLIHELQTLWHEGVLTYDISTKQNFNMRAALMWTINDFPAYGMLSGWMTAGKLACPCCMENTKSFTLKHGGKNSWFDCHRQFLPMDHEFRSMRNAFRKNKLNMTYHRQHCQGSKFGRGLGTCLR, from the coding sequence atggagaaattGAGGGTAGTGCCAGTAATATTGGCAATCATAATTCTCGTTGTTGGTGAAAGTAGTCAAGATCCTAGATTGCATGAAATGGTTATTGATGCTCTTGGGATGTACAATGAGGGTAACAACCAACAACCTGTTGATCAACCTCCCAATGAAGAGGCACAATGTTTTTATGCACAATTAGAGTCTGCTAGTCGTCCATTTTGCGAAGGCATGTCGCACTCTGCATTATCTGTTGCCGTTAGACTGCTAAGTATTAAATCGGATGCGAATATTTCTATAGCGGGCATGAACGCTATGATTGAGCTTATGAAAGAACTTAATCCGAACTTAGACATACCCGATGATTACTATAAagcaaaaaaattggtttccaaattaggTCTCTCGTCTATGAAAATTGATTGTTGTGAAAAAGGTTGCATGTTGTATTATAAGGATGATGCAGATTTAGAGAATTGCAAAGTTTGTGGAATATCTCGTTTTAAACAGCTTGCCAGCGGTAAGAGGGTTGCAGTTAAGGCGATGCATTATTTACCTCTTATACCAAGGTTAAAGAGGTTGTATGCATCACTGAGTTCCGCTCCTCATATGAGATGGCACTATGAAAATAGAAGGCCACCCGGTGTTTTGTGTCATCCATCAGATGGAGAAGCATGGAAGCATTTCGATAGAACGTTTCAGAATTTTGCTAATGAACCAAGGAATATTCGATTGGGTTTGTGTGCTGATGGATTCACACCATTTTCTGTCTCAGCTGCACCATATTCATGTTGGCCAGTCTTTGTCACACCGTATAATCTTCCGCCTGAGATGTGTATGACAAGTCCATATTTGTTCCTAACTTGCATTGTCCCGGGTCCACGTAATCCAAAAAGTTTGATTGATGTATATTTGCAGCCTTTGATTCACGAGTTACAGACTTTGTGGCACGAAGGTGTCTTAACATACGACATATCaaccaaacaaaacttcaacaTGCGTGCTGCTCTTATGTGGACTATTAATGATTTCCCTGCCTATGGAATGTTGTCAGGGTGGATGACTGCTGGCAAATTAGCTTGTCCTTGTTGTATGGAAAACACTAAATCATTCACTTTAAAACACGGGGGCAAGaattcatggtttgattgtCACCGTCAGTTCTTACCAATGGATCATGAGTTTAGGAGTATGAGAAATGCATTCAGGAAAAATAAACTGAACATGACTTACCACCGCCAACATTGTCAGGGGAGCAAATTTGGGAGAGGGTTAGGGACTTGCCTAAGGTGA